A genomic region of Nymphaea colorata isolate Beijing-Zhang1983 chromosome 2, ASM883128v2, whole genome shotgun sequence contains the following coding sequences:
- the LOC116246887 gene encoding uncharacterized protein LOC116246887, whose protein sequence is MVSLSTWLRYIAHKFEYSVSFSWQNYKVGQITEKQVSDSVWKNLLQGRLTYLHLNRGEQMAPTIPGQSGALLVRKLPAVDPTRVFVGDVVVVRDPEKSGHYLVRRLSAIEGYEMVSKDEKETPFILDKDECWVLADNEALNPKEAHDSRTFGPVRIGDIVGRVIYYMQTAVDHGPVQNSHFGMQKDSPVLAVELDVDEMARRMPKE, encoded by the exons ATGGTTTCTCTTTCGACGTGGTTGCGGTACATAGCCCACAAGTTCGAGTACTCCGTCTCCTTCAGCTGGCAG AACTACAAAGTTGGTCAAATTACAGAGAAGCAGGTAAGCGACTCTGTATGGAAGAATCTACTACAAGGCAGGTTGACTTACCTGCACTTGAACAGAGGAGAGCAGATGGCACCTACCATACCAGGTCAAAGCGGAGCCCTTCTTGTGCGTAAACTACCAGCCGTTGATCCAAC GCGTGTTTTTGTTGGAGATGTTGTTGTTGTAAGGGACCCTGAGAAGTCCGGTCACTACCTTGTTAGAAGGTTGTCTGCGATTGAAGGGTATGAGATGGTGTCTAAAGACGAAAAGGAAACGCCATTCATACTAGATAAGGATGAATGCTGGGTATTAGCAGATAATGAAGCCTTAAACCCAAAG GAAGCCCATGACAGCCGTACTTTTGGACCTGTTCGTATAGGCGACATTGTGGGCAGAGTCATATATTACATGCAAACAGCTGTTGATCATGGTCCTGTACAGAACAG TCATTTTGGAATGCAAAAAGATTCCCCAGTCTTGGCTGTGGAGTTGGATGTTGATGAGATGGCTAGAAGAATGCCTAAAGAGTGA
- the LOC116248135 gene encoding dolichyl-diphosphooligosaccharide--protein glycosyltransferase subunit 1A, giving the protein MGTRDVLVFVLLSILSASALSDLVILKCDRRIDLRTHIVRVSTSLKVENIGPAGVSEFLLTVPNFQAQNLAYLTASSYEGHGKSKGSVVNLSANLVQRDGMPPDITLYSVSLPKELGKGESLTFDILSVFTHSLKPFPEEITQADIQLVVYQDGAYYLSPYEVKVQSLSVQVPSPRVEFYTKLPNAKVVESEIKYGPYDNLPPFSFSPIIVHFENNRPFAVVKKLVREIEISHWGNVQVTEHYCLVHGGARNKGGFSRIEYQARPDIRGAASFRHLTARLPPRAHSIYYRDQIGNISTSNLWADSRKTELRIEPRYPLFGGWKTDFTIGYGLPLQDFLFESEGKFVLNFSFGCPIDEVVIDNLLVKVVLPEGSKDMFAHVPFDTNQREEVKFSHLDFFGRPVVVLEKENVVPEHNQHFQVYYKFNCLSMLQEPLMLISGFFLFFIACIVFKHMDISISKSSSAYIAKLQWDEVQAALQNVHNIINRCIAVEEKLGASLHELSRTGDVQACKTARKAADGLLKELLKELKPTLAFLQSSSQASQIWPKVDELVAKEKEKQERLMMKHSTVVDGYEKRSNGRDIANRVVTHDQRLAVLNQEVDELLDFIDQI; this is encoded by the exons atGGGAACGCGCGATGTCCTTGTTTTCGTTCTCCTCTCTATTCTCTCAGCTTCTGCGCTCTCGGATCTGGTCATTCTCAAATGCGATCGGCGA ATTGATTTGAGAACACATATTGTACGTGTTAGTACCTCATTAAAG GTGGAAAATATTGGACCTGCTGGAGTTTCTGAATTCCTCTTGACGGTTCCCAATTTTCAGGCCCAAAATTTGGCATATCTAACGGCATCATCTTATGAAGGACATGGAAAATCTAAAGGTTCTGTTGTTAATTTGTCAGCAAATTTGGTGCAGCGAGATGGTATGCCACCAGATATTACACTTTACTCAGTCTCTCTACCCAAGGAATTGGGCAAAGGAGAAAGTCTGACCTTTGACATATTGTCAGTATTCACCCATTCTCTAAAGCCTTTCCCTGAAGAAATAACACAGGCAGATATTCAATTAGTTGTATACCAAGATGGTGCATATTATCTGTCTCCTTATGAAGTTAAGGTTCAGTCTCTTTCTGTCCAGGTCCCTAGTCCAAGAGTTGAATTCTATACAAAGCTTCCCAATGCGAAAGTTGTTGAATCAGAGATAAAATATGGTCCATATGACAATCTCCCTCCCTTCTCATTCTCACCAATAATAGTCCATTTCGAGAACAATCGTCCTTTTGCAGTTGTGAAAAAGTTAGTTCGTGAAATTGAAATTTCCCACTGGGGAAATGTCCAGGTTACTGAACATTACTGTCTTGTCCATGGTGGTGCACGCAATAAAGGTGGATTTTCAAG GATTGAGTACCAAGCAAGACCAGACATTCGAGGGGCAGCATCATTTAGACATCTTACTGCAAGATTGCCACCAAGAGCTCATTCGATATACTATAGAGATCAAATTGGCAATATTTCAACATCAAATTTGTGGGCTGATTCTCGAAAG ACAGAACTGAGAATTGAACCCAGATATCCTTTGTTTGGGGGTTGGAAGACAGATTTCACTATTGGTTATGGTTTACCACTACAGGACTTTCTGTTTGAGTCAGAAGGGAAGTTTGTTCTTAATTTCTCTTTTGGTTGTCCTATTGATGAGGTGGTCATTGATAATCTTCTTGTAAAG GTGGTTTTGCCTGAAGGATCTAAGGATATGTTTGCTCATGTTCCTTTTGATACAAACCAGAGGGAAGAG GTTAAATTTTCACACCTTGACTTTTTTGGGCGGCCAGTGGTGGTCTTGGAGAAGGAGAATGTCGTTCCTGAGCATAACCAGCACTTTCAA GTTTACTACAAGTTCAACTGCCTGTCAAtgctgcaagagccgttgatgctgatttctggtttcttcctcttttttattGCTTGCATTGTGTTTAAGCATATGGACATATCAATCTCGAAGTCATCTTCTGCATATATTGCAAAGTTGCAATGGGATGAG GTTCAAGCAGCTCTTCAGAATGTGCATAATATTATAAACCGTTGTATAGCTGTTGAGGAAAAGCTTGGAGCTTCCTTGCACGAATTATCCAGGACAGGAGATGTTCAAGCTTGTAAAACTGCTCGAAAAGCAGCTGATGGATTGCTTAAGGAACTCTTGAAAGAGTTGAAACCTACACTTGCATTCTTGCAGTCATCATCCCAGGCTTCACAAATATGGCCAAAG GTTGATGAACTTGTGgcaaaggagaaagagaagcagGAGAGGCTTATGATGAAGCATTCCACCGTTGTGGATGGGTATGAGAAGAGGTCAAATGGTCGGGATATTGCCAACCGTGTTGTGACTCATGACCAGAGGCTTGCTGTCTTGAACCAGGAAGTTGATGAACTTCTTGATTTCATTGATCAAATATGA
- the LOC116246752 gene encoding peptidyl-prolyl cis-trans isomerase FKBP18, chloroplastic isoform X2 has translation MATLLPRVSRPPDPSVASFDSSVEISTNSKIPISEIPFPLIPNARRRSLLLSVLSLNLLVTPPPSLARERRLRRTIPIDEYSVHFDCIYRGITAVSSRESKLLAGNRIIAQPYEFTVGAPPGKERKREYVDSANGLFSAQAAPKPPAAMYSITEGMKVGGKRSVIVPPEAGYGKKGMNEIPPGETFELNVELLEVLASPTK, from the exons ATGGCTACGTTGCTGCCACGCGTTTCCCGGCCTCCTGATCCCTCCGTCGCGAGTTTCGACTCCTCGGTCGAAATCTCCACCAATTCGAAAATACCCATCTCAGAAATCCCGTTTCCATTGATACCCAATGCCAGAAGGAGGTCGCTCCTCCTCTCTGTTCTTTCCTTGAACCTTCTTGTTACCCCACCTCCTTCATTGGCGAGGGAACGACGGCTCAGGAGGACAATTCCCATCGACGAATACAGT GTGCATTTTGACTGCATTTATCGCGGTATTACTGCAGTCTCAAGTCGTGAATCCAAGCTTCTGGCTGGTAATCGCATTATTGCACAG CCATATGAATTTACTGTTGGAGCACCACCAGGGAAAGAGCGGAAGAGAGAATATGTAGACAGTGCCAATGGTCTATTTTCTGCCCAGGCTGCTCCAAAACCACCTGCTGCTATGTACTCAATTACTGAAGGGATGAAAGTTGGAGGGAAG AGAAGTGTAATTGTTCCTCCTGAGGCTGGATATGGTAAAAAGGGAATGAATGAAATACCA CCAGGGGAAACTTTTGAACTGAATGTAGAACTTCTTGAGGTACTGGCATCACCCACAAAGTAG
- the LOC116246752 gene encoding peptidyl-prolyl cis-trans isomerase FKBP18, chloroplastic isoform X1: MATLLPRVSRPPDPSVASFDSSVEISTNSKIPISEIPFPLIPNARRRSLLLSVLSLNLLVTPPPSLARERRLRRTIPIDEYSVSADGLKYFDLIEGKGPIAEKGSTVLVHFDCIYRGITAVSSRESKLLAGNRIIAQPYEFTVGAPPGKERKREYVDSANGLFSAQAAPKPPAAMYSITEGMKVGGKRSVIVPPEAGYGKKGMNEIPPGETFELNVELLEVLASPTK; encoded by the exons ATGGCTACGTTGCTGCCACGCGTTTCCCGGCCTCCTGATCCCTCCGTCGCGAGTTTCGACTCCTCGGTCGAAATCTCCACCAATTCGAAAATACCCATCTCAGAAATCCCGTTTCCATTGATACCCAATGCCAGAAGGAGGTCGCTCCTCCTCTCTGTTCTTTCCTTGAACCTTCTTGTTACCCCACCTCCTTCATTGGCGAGGGAACGACGGCTCAGGAGGACAATTCCCATCGACGAATACAGTGTCAGTG CTGACGGATTGAAATATTTTGATCTCATTGAAGGAAAGGGTCCAATTGCTGAGAAAGGTTCAACTGTTCTG GTGCATTTTGACTGCATTTATCGCGGTATTACTGCAGTCTCAAGTCGTGAATCCAAGCTTCTGGCTGGTAATCGCATTATTGCACAG CCATATGAATTTACTGTTGGAGCACCACCAGGGAAAGAGCGGAAGAGAGAATATGTAGACAGTGCCAATGGTCTATTTTCTGCCCAGGCTGCTCCAAAACCACCTGCTGCTATGTACTCAATTACTGAAGGGATGAAAGTTGGAGGGAAG AGAAGTGTAATTGTTCCTCCTGAGGCTGGATATGGTAAAAAGGGAATGAATGAAATACCA CCAGGGGAAACTTTTGAACTGAATGTAGAACTTCTTGAGGTACTGGCATCACCCACAAAGTAG